The genomic interval AGGCAAGGGCAGACCCTTTTACTACTTTGCCTACGGAGCAGCGGTCAGCGAGGTGGAAGTTGATGGGTTCACTGGCACCTTCAAACTCCGCCAGGTGGATGTCGTGCATGATGTGGGTGAATCACTGAACCCCCTGGTCGATCAGGGACAGATTGAAGGTGCTTTTGTGCAGGGGATGGGCTGGCTGACGATGGAGGAACTGGTCTGGGATGCCCAGGGACGGCTCCGCACCGACGCCCCCAGCACCTACAAGATTCCCACCATTAGCGAAATTCCCGCACATTTCAGCGTCCAGTTGCTGACACGGGCAGCCCAGGATGGGGTGATCTACGGCAGCAAAGCGGTAGGGGAACCTCCCTTTATGCTGGCAATGTCTGTCCGGGAGGCAATTCGGGCTGCGGTTGCCGCCTTTGGCAAAACCGACGCGGTTCCCCTCGCTGCACCCGCAACTCCAGAGGCAATCCTGTGGGCGATCGAGCAGGTGCGGGAGGCTTCGACCCAATCCACTCCGATGCCAGATCCCCAGCTTTCGGTGTTATGAAGTACCATTACACAACTGGCTACAGGCTGCATTGAAGGCTATGCGCCCATCACAGCGGTTACACAACCTGAAGTGCCTACATAAAGGCAACCAGGACACAGCACGCCTCTCTATCAAAAGTCTGAAGCTTATCTGAGATCTTTCTAACTTAGGTGATCCCCAACTGCATGGCTTGACTCTACTGATGAAAGACGCAACCTCAGAGTGAGCGAAGTACCTTTGATCTATGGGCCTTAAGTGTCCAGGCAGAATGTTCATGAGCCACTGACCCCCATGTCATCTCTAGTCGTGGGGGTTGGATTTTCTGTTTTCTATTTTGACCCAACCCAAAAAGCCTCTGCATTAGCAGAGGCTTTAATGTTAAAAACTACCAATCTTCAGGTGAGACTTGTTTAGTAGGTGGTACTACGACGAGTTAACGCATAGTAGATAAACAGCGCCACCAACGCACCCAGGACTGCTACTACAATGCCACCCAGACTTAGACCTGCTGAGGTCAATGCAAGTGTTCCTGTGGTCAAGAAGCTATAGAGGCTACCACCAACAAAGGCACCAATAATACCCAATAGCATGGTTCCCAGAATGCCACCGCCCTGATTACCGGGATAAATTGCTTTGGCGATCGCCCCTGCAATCAGACCTAAAATAATCCAAGCCAAGATATTCATGATTTCAACTCCAGATTAAATAGCGTTGTCGAAAAGAATTGTCGTAATGGTCTTAAGTTAACAGGCAAAGCCGAGTGAGTGTCCCCATCTTTAGCAAGAACCTCGACTCAGACAAAGGTGAGAGGAAGGTGGGTTTAGCACCTATACCTTTACGCACAGAAAAGCCTGGAATGGTGAAGTTTATTCCCTAATTAGGAAGAGAAATTTGACTCGATCGAGATCTAGCGGAAGGACGAGAAACCCTGGCAACCGCTTTGTGAAAGGAACTTAGTGAAATGGGGAGGGGTGATTCTTGGAGAATAAACCGTTAAGTTGTTTTCCTTTTAGAACCTCTGCCGTGGTGCATCATTTGTGCTGCGAAAGCGGCAGGAAAGAACACAGGCTTCCCCATTGGCTGAAGTAGGCATAGACTGATGCTTAGAATGTGACAACCAGTTGCCCTGTAAAAATAATGATTGGAAGCAAAATACCAGAGATCCTGGAAACCTACGAAGAAGATCTGCTGGCGGAATGGGAGCGGGAGTTAGGGGGCATCAATCCGCGAAAAGGGTTGATCAAAGAAGCAGAGCTACACGAGGAGTGCCGTGAATTTCTAAGTTTGTTACGAATTGCAGTCCAGCAGGGTAATTTAACCAATATTCGGGCAACAGAGTGGCGAAATGTGCGGGAGATGCTGACCAGCATTTCCCGATCGCGATCTCAAAAGGGCTTCACCCCTACTGAAACGGCAATGTTTGTCTTTTCGTTTAAACAACCGCTCTTTAAGCGATTGCGCCAACAGTTACAAGAACCGGCTGAGTTGGGCGAAGAGATTTGGCAAGCTACCACCCTATTCGACCAGCTAGGATTACTGTCCGTGGAGATCTATCAAAAAACACGGGAAGAGGTGATTTTGCGACAGCAGGAGGAGTTGCTAGAACTATCGACTCCTGTCGTTAAACTATGGGATGGAATTTTGGCGCTGCCGATCATTGGAACCTTGGATAGTGCCCGCACCCAGGTCGTGATGGAGTCTCTATTGCAGTCGATCGTCGCGACGGGTTCAGAAATTGCCATTATTGACATTACTGGGGTTCCCACTGTTGATACCCTGACGGCTCAACATTTGCTCAAAACGGTGACCGCAGCCCGCCTGATGGGAGCCGATTGTATTATCAGCGGCATTCGTCCGCAAATTGCCCAGACGATCGTATATCTCGGCATTGATTTGACCGAGGTGATGACAAAGGCAACCCTGGCCGATGCCTTTTTTGTCGCACTGAAGCGATTGGGAGCAAACATTACACGCTCCCAGGCAAAGTAGGGGAGAGGAGGAAACGAATGGAACGGATTCCCATCCTTCAAATGGGCAACTTCCTGATTGTCACCATTCAGGTCGATATGCACGATCAACTTGCCATGACGCTCCAGGATGACCTGACCAACCGCATTTCACAAACATCTGCCCACGGTGTTTTGATTGATATTTCAGCCTTAGAAATTGTCGATTCCTTTATTGGTAGAGTTCTAGGCAATATCGCTAAAATGGCACAGGTTTTGGATGCTAAAACAGTCGTCGTCGGGATGCAACCAGCCGTAGCCATTACTCTAGTCGAGTTGGGATTGTCGCTGACGGGCATTCGCACCGCCTTAAATGTGGAAAAGGGAATGGCGTTGCTGCAAGCATCCACCGACCCAACCACCGATTCTCAGGTCACTGCCACCAAAGGTCATCTAGATGACAATGCAGAAGCCTGAAACCCTGACGATTCAATCCTCAGCGGATGTGGTTTTAGTTCGACAAGCCGTGCGTCGAGTTGCCATAGAGATTGGCTTTGGCTTGGTAGACCAGACGAAAATTGTCACCGCTGCCAGTGAGTTAGCCCGTAACACATTAGATTATGGGGGCGGCGGCACGGTTCAACTAGAAGCACTACAAGAAGGGCTAAAACGGGGACTCAAGCTCACGTTTGAGGATCAGGGACCGGGCATTCCTGACATTGAATTGGCGCTAAAAGATGGGTTCACAACCGGCAATGGCTTAGGCATGGGGCTAAGTGGTGCCAAGCGGCTCGCCAGTGAGTTTGAG from Kovacikia minuta CCNUW1 carries:
- a CDS encoding GlsB/YeaQ/YmgE family stress response membrane protein; this translates as MNILAWIILGLIAGAIAKAIYPGNQGGGILGTMLLGIIGAFVGGSLYSFLTTGTLALTSAGLSLGGIVVAVLGALVALFIYYALTRRSTTY
- a CDS encoding anti-sigma regulatory factor, which encodes MQKPETLTIQSSADVVLVRQAVRRVAIEIGFGLVDQTKIVTAASELARNTLDYGGGGTVQLEALQEGLKRGLKLTFEDQGPGIPDIELALKDGFTTGNGLGMGLSGAKRLASEFEIESCVGVGTRVTIVRWK
- a CDS encoding STAS domain-containing protein; protein product: MIGSKIPEILETYEEDLLAEWERELGGINPRKGLIKEAELHEECREFLSLLRIAVQQGNLTNIRATEWRNVREMLTSISRSRSQKGFTPTETAMFVFSFKQPLFKRLRQQLQEPAELGEEIWQATTLFDQLGLLSVEIYQKTREEVILRQQEELLELSTPVVKLWDGILALPIIGTLDSARTQVVMESLLQSIVATGSEIAIIDITGVPTVDTLTAQHLLKTVTAARLMGADCIISGIRPQIAQTIVYLGIDLTEVMTKATLADAFFVALKRLGANITRSQAK
- a CDS encoding STAS domain-containing protein, producing the protein MERIPILQMGNFLIVTIQVDMHDQLAMTLQDDLTNRISQTSAHGVLIDISALEIVDSFIGRVLGNIAKMAQVLDAKTVVVGMQPAVAITLVELGLSLTGIRTALNVEKGMALLQASTDPTTDSQVTATKGHLDDNAEA